The Arachis ipaensis cultivar K30076 chromosome B07, Araip1.1, whole genome shotgun sequence genomic interval GACGGTTGTGAGACCGGAGTGGTTCGGAAGCAGGGGACGAAGGTTCAGGGGATGATGTCAACGGTAGGGCGTCTGGTGGTGCAGATGATATGGCACGCGGCTGCCCAAGCCAGCCAGTCGTGGCGGATGAATTCTTGGGTAGAAAATTTGCAATGGAAGAGGCTGCTTACAATGCCTGTAGTTTGCCAGTTTGAGGGGTTTCAGAGTTCGGAAGGGAGATGTAGCTCGTGTTGATGGGGTTTTGGTCAGGAGAGACTTTTTCTGCCATTAACAAGGCACGAGACATCCCAAGCACTATGACCGTCCTGAGCAAGTTAGGGAGGAGAAGCTTGAGAGCTGAACGGATTGTAAGGCAAAGTTAAAGATTTACTATGATATGCAACGCAGCGTGTGGAAGGTAAGGACCATCATGGACGATCACAACCATGAGCTAGCCTCAGTGAGGTTTACACATCTCCTTCCTAGTCACCGAAAGATGAGTGACAGCGACAAGGCACAGGTGGATAGTTTCAAGCAGTTTGGGATTGCAACTTTGAAAATAATGGCTTACATGGCTGGCCAATCTGGGAGGTATGGGATGCTGCGTTTTACGAAGCGGGATTTGTATAATTATGTGCATGGGCAAAGGGTTGCACAAATATGTGATGGTGatgtaggggtgcacatgggccgggtgaagccgggtttgatgtgacccagacccgacccgaaatatacaccgggtctatttattagacccgaacccggccctagacccgatgaaaccaatacactttcgggccacaattatatcgggtgaaaaccgggtgaaaaccgggccgttaacattacattacattgataccttcttgtaagctagcatgtaaaaatatccaaagttccaagactccaaccattatttaacttgataaaattcacttagaaaaatataacaagaaccaacccttcttcaaaattaaagcataaccacaatcaatactaaagtataaccacaatcaatactaatattgtctaataatctaataaatttaaatacatacaaataacacaatattatgcattctaaacataaaacattaacttatagtcttataatgactaataacacaaaatattaagatttacaatacttaaattccacataagaatagtcatgatccatcactaataacacaaaatattaattgtgtatgatgaccgagccaccgggccgacttcgggtgacccgagctatggcccggacccgacccgaaataatgaccgggtctatttttgagacccttacccggccctaaacccgatgaaatcacaccaaattagccccaaaagtgttcgggaccgggccgggccttcgggccgggccgggtctgtgcacccctatgGTGATGCAGCAGCAACCATCAGTTACTTGGAGGGCAAGGTTAATGCCGACATGAGGACAGTGGCACGCTACACAAGGACCCCGGATAATCGGTTGGGTAGCTTATTTTGGGCAGATGGTGAGATAATGTCAAACTACCAGGTGTTTGGTGATGTCTTGACATTCGATTCCACGTACCGGAGCAACAAGTACAAGAAGCCGCTCGTGGTTTTTTTGGGTCAAATCACCACAAGCAGACATCGATCTTTGGCTTCGCGCTGTTGGAGGATGAAGAGGTTCGAACATACCGGTGGGTTATGTTGAACTTGTTGGATGTTATGGGACAAAAGAAGCCGTGTGTAGTTGTGACGGATGGGGACAAGGCGATGCGCGCCGCAATTGCGGAGGTTATGCCGACCGCGAGACATAGACTGTGCGGTTGGCACTTGGAGAAGAATTGCATCCAAAGGGTTAAGAATACTGAATTTTGCAAGGTTTTTAAGAAAGCTCTGTATGCCAATTTTGAAATCAACGACTTCGAGGAGTTTTGGAAGTTGTCGGTAGAGTCGCTTGGGCTACGAGATAACAACTGGGTTTAGAGCACATATGAAAGCAGAGAAAGTTGGGCAATGGCCTACCTGAGGGGCACATTCTGTGCGGGATACAGGACAACTTCAAGGTGTGAAGGGATCAATGCTTTTATTAAGGGTTTTCTTAAATCAACGGATAGCGTCCTGGAACTCGTACACAGTTTAGACCAGGTTGTTAAAGACTATAGGAACAACGAAGTAACAGCCCAATTCTATTCCGCATATTATACTCCGGTTCTAACGACTAGCCTTGATTTGATTGAGCTTTTCGCAACAAAGGTGAATACTCGAGCGGTTTTTAGAGAAGTGAAAAAACAAATTAAGGGTGTGGCAACGTTACTAATTCGGGGCAAGGAGAGCATTAGCATGACCAGTGTTTACCAGTTTTCGAAAATGGGAAAACCCAACAAAACACATAGGGTCTTGTATGATCCGAATGAGGAGAAGATTGAATGTGAGTGTTCAATGTGGAATAGCGAGGGTATTCCTTGCAGTCATATCTTCTGTGTGATGAAGTTCGAGGGACTGGAAGAAATACCGGCTAGGCTTATTCTAAGTAGATGGTACAAGGATGCAAAGGATCGCAGGTCGAAGCCCCCGCAGGTTACAGATGGCCATCGAGGACGCTTACTTTGATATGGTGCCCTTTGTTGGGTGATGAGTATAGTTGCCAAACTTGGCTCCAAAGACGCTGCAGATTTTGTTGTGGCTAGGGATGGCATTGCAAACCTGGTTGAGGCGCTTCAACGAAGAGCGTATGACAGGGGAGGATGCCAAGTTGGTTTGTCGTTGCATTCTGGGTTGAAGGACCCAGCGGTTTCAAGACAAAGGGGGCGCCGAGAAAGGGCAAGGAACCTTTAACGGGCAGCCAATGCGAGGTTCCAACGGAGCGGCGATGGTGTGCAGGCTGTGGGGTTCCTGGTCATACGAAGAGTACATGCACGTGGCAACGAGACCATGGTGGTCCTGGCACCGAAGGCGGAACGGTCCCGTGCTTTGTGGATAGCTCGTCAGGCCTCAGGAGTGGACCGTCCACAACGCCGAAGACTAAACCTGCTGCAAAAGGCGAGGTTAGTGTCAAAAGTTGATCCATGTCTTAAACAAGTGTGGTGAGAGTATCTTGATATTGACAACCTACGAATGAGTACAACAAAAGTGGTTAGTCTGCATGTTAAATGTAGCTGTTAATTTGGTTGAACATTATGGCAGGTTTATGCATTTAGGAAATACTGCTGGTATTACAAGGAAAGACTGGATACTTGGTAGATAGCTTCAACAATTTTGTTCAAATTCGTTTAGGGTCTACTGTTTACATGTTGTTGTCTTCTACCCCATGTGTCGTTCGCGGTGAAACATGTCCATTAGTCATGCATTTTTTCAATGTCTTAGGTTTTCAATGTAAGTTCTATCGAATTGCATTTCATACCCAACATAGGGCTGAAGGAGACGTGACCATATGTGAAAAATGCAGTGCATGAATAAGAAATGAGGGTGGGTCGAAATCTGATTATTTGTGTTATAATTATATGCAACCGTCGGTGGGCATCAAGTCAGATAACGACGACAATGAGCAGACCATTTCACCTCATGTTGAGGTGTCAAGTCCTGCGTCCTTTCTAGGAACAAGCCATGCAATTTGCACCCTCCGAATGGTTGCCGGCGGCTGCGGGGCCAACTTCTTTCACGGAGGGCAACACATAGGATAGTTTTTTGCATCACAAGGTTGCTCGGGGCACATAAGGGAGTCTCAAGGAGGGGCTGCCAACCTACCAATTTGTAATCCGACAAGGCGCACAAATAAAGAACTATTTGAGAAGTGGCTTACGCAGGTTCAGTTTCTATGGTCTGCATGCTCTTCATAATGGTTTTCCTAAGTTTTTCTTGTGTCGCTTTGCAATATTTTTTGATGTACCGTGTCGTTCATGTCGCCGTATACAGAATGTCGTTGGAAGGCTATCGTCCACTGGCCGAAACGGAGGCACCTTGAGGCGGTGAGGAAAGTGTTGTCACGGTTCCGGCATTCCCATTTGTTCTGAGATGTATAGATGCCGTCATATTATGGTGGGTAATTTTATAGGGTTGGGTTTTCTTATTAGATTCAGTGGTAGTTGAGGGGTTTAGTTCTTCATGACATGGGATTGTAATGTTTGGGTTCATGTAGTTGCACATGTACAGAGGTTAGTCCTAAGATCGTTAGCATCGGGCTGTGA includes:
- the LOC107607693 gene encoding protein FAR1-RELATED SEQUENCE 5-like; translation: MSDSDKAQVDSFKQFGIATLKIMAYMAGQSGRYGMLRFTKRDLYNYVHGQRVAQICDGDVGVHMGRQQVQEAARGFFGSNHHKQTSIFGFALLEDEEVRTYRWVMLNLLDVMGQKKPCVVVTDGDKAMRAAIAEVMPTARHRLCGWHLEKNCIQRVKNTEFCKVFKKALYANFEINDFEEFWKLSVESLGLRDNNWV
- the LOC107607694 gene encoding protein FAR1-RELATED SEQUENCE 9-like, with the translated sequence MAYLRGTFCAGYRTTSRCEGINAFIKGFLKSTDSVLELVHSLDQVVKDYRNNEVTAQFYSAYYTPVLTTSLDLIELFATKVNTRAVFREVKKQIKGVATLLIRGKESISMTSVYQFSKMGKPNKTHRVLYDPNEEKIECECSMWNSEGIPCSHIFCVMKFEGLEEIPARLILSRWYKDAKDRRSKPPQVTDGHRGRLL